GGTCTTCGGAAAGGCGGGCCGCGCCGAGACCGCCACGGACCCCGCGCCGCTTGAGATGTTCGAGACCGTGGTGAACCTGAAGCCGGAATCCCAGTGGCGGAAGGGCATGGACGTGGAGAAACTCAAGAACGAGATGAATGACGCGCTTTCCATCCCCGGTGTCGCCAATTCCTTTACCATGCCGATCAAGGCACGCATGGATATGCTGTCCACCGGTATTCGGACGCCCGTCGGGATCAAGGTCCTGGGTCCCAGAATAGAAGAGATCGAACGGGTCGGGATCGAGATCGAGAACGCGGTCAAGGCCATTCCGGGCACCAGGAGCGCGTACGCGGAGCGGTTGACCACGGGTTATTTCCTGGATTTTTCCATCAAACGCAGAGAGGCGGCCCGTTACGGACTGGCGGTGGACGATGTGCAGGAGGTCATCGAGACCGCCGTGGGCGGAATGACCCTCACCACGACGATCGAGGGACGCGAGCGGTACCCGGTCAACATCCGGTATTCGCGGGAAATGCGGGACTCGATCGACAAACTGAAGCGCATCCTTGTGCCGGTGATGTCGGGAGGTTCCGAAGCCGAGGGCCAGGGGGCCATGGCGCAGCCGGCAACGCGCGCCCGGCGGACGCTCCAGATCCCGCTCGGCGAGCTGGTGGACATCAAGATCGTGAAGGGTCCGACGGCGATCAAGAGCGAGGAGGGGCTGCTCGCGGCATACGTGTATATCGATTTTTCCGGGCGGGACGTCGGCGGTTACGTGGAAGAGGCAAAGCAGAAAGTGGCCGCGGCGGTCAAGGTGCCCCCGGGCTACCGGCTTCAGTGGAGCGGTGAGTACGAATATATTGTCAAGACCCATGAGAGATTGAAATTTGTCATTCCGGTCACGGCGCTCATAATTTTTGTGCTGATTTATCTAAACACCCGGTCCGCGACGAAGACGGCTATTGTGCTGCTCGCAGTCCCGTTTTCGCTCGTCGGGTCATTCTGGTTTCTCTATCTGCTTAATTACAACATGAGCATCGCAGTCTGGGTCGGGATCATCGCCCTGGCCGGCCTTGACGCGGAGACCGGCGTTGTGATGCTTCTTTATCTTGAGCTTGCTTATGAACAGTGGAAGAAGGAAGGCAGACTGAACACTGCGGCCGACCTGAAGGATGCCGTCATGCACGGTGCGGTAAAGAGGATCAGGCCCAAGATCATGACGGTCAGTGTGATTCTCGCGGGTCTTATCCCGATCATGTTCAGCAATGGAGCCGGTTCAGACGTGATGAAGCGCATTGCCGCTCCCATGGTCGGCGGTGTGATCACCTCGACGATCCTGGAACTGATCATCTATCCGGCGATCTATGTGATCTGGAAGGAACGGGAACTGAAGAGAACGTGAGACGAGGGACGAATCGTCCATCATCTCTCGGCTTTCTAAGCAGTTGTAGGTTGGGCAAAAAGCATCTCCTTGCCCAACATCTTTTCGCTCCCATTTGTTGGGCTTCACTAACACCGTTTAGCCCAACCTACCGACTACCGACTTTCAATTCCGCGGGGCTCATCTCGTATGATTCGGCGAGCGATACCACCGGTGTCAGCCAATATTTTGCAATTCGCGGCCCGCTTCTAACGCACGGCTGATCCGCCGGGCGCAGCCCGGTAGGTGTCAAGCCGTTGGTTGGAACATTTGAGACGAAAGAAAATGACGGACTAAATCACGGGCAAGGTGTAACGGGCTCACAACACCGGCTACTTTGTGGTGCGTGAAATAGTCTGATGGCGGGCATGAAGATTGACGACTGTTGCAGAGGACCCTTTTTCCCGATCCTGTAGTGCCTTCGCCATTGCTGTAGCATCATGTTTGTACTTGGCCGCAACCGCGTCTTTTCCCCGCCAGACTTCTTGAATAATTTCATCCTTAATCATCGTTTTGATCCCCCATAAGTTCCAAAGGCGTGCATATCTCCGGATATTGATAGCCGTTGCTTATGCAAACACTCCGAATTAATGGTTTCAGTTCGGCGTTGTCGATATGACGACAATTCCAGGTCAGCAAATAATCAACTTCGTGATAAGCTGCCAATGCTACATGTATTGCATCACCAGTCGCAGCATGCGGCAACGCTCCAGCCTTCAGAAGCGCGAGTGCAAGTTTGGTTACTTCGTCTGTTATTGCAAGATGTGGCAATTGTGATAAAACCGCGAGGCGCCGTCCCGCTGCATCCGGATCGCCTTGCTCGGCCTCCTCCACAACCAATTGTGAGGTGTAGAGCTCGAAGCGCAATCGTTGAATCGTCCACCATGAACTGGTTGCGTTCTGCCACGCTGCGGCAATCAAATCCCGTGCTGGTCGGGCAGTCAGATAACTCACAATTGATGTTTCAATATAAACAGTTTTCATAAGGTTCAATGACCAAATATTACTTACTAACATTTTACAGCAAAGTCATTATAAATGAAAGTACCTATTATGTTCCATATTGCGGCTCTAAAGGCAAATAAGTTTGTAGGTTGGGCTGAACGCTTCAGGCGAAGCCCAACTCCTCTATCTGTTGA
The nucleotide sequence above comes from Nitrospirota bacterium. Encoded proteins:
- a CDS encoding type II toxin-antitoxin system VapC family toxin, with the translated sequence MKTVYIETSIVSYLTARPARDLIAAAWQNATSSWWTIQRLRFELYTSQLVVEEAEQGDPDAAGRRLAVLSQLPHLAITDEVTKLALALLKAGALPHAATGDAIHVALAAYHEVDYLLTWNCRHIDNAELKPLIRSVCISNGYQYPEICTPLELMGDQNDD